One region of Salinibacterium sp. TMP30 genomic DNA includes:
- a CDS encoding DUF255 domain-containing protein, with the protein MPNRLETAASPYLRSHATNPVDWWEWSADAFAEAERRDVPVLVSIGYSTCHWCHVMARESFSDPVLAAYLNENFVAIKVDREEHAEVDSTYLAAASAFTPNLGWPLNVFVTPAGRAFFAGTYWPPTAVGQHPAFRQVLESVTDAWGTRREKVEASGAAIAQALAHSRGVECELVVDFAPVIDTLAAAEDLEHGGFGDAPKFPVSPVLRFLLDRGDRTAEHSPEAAGLADRTLEAMASSALRDPVDGGFFRYSTQADWTDPHYERMLYDNAQLLAAYALADRTETAAGIAEFLRDRLLLPSGAFASGLDSESTVDGKRVEGFYYSLDAASRARVEAPPRDDKILTGWNGLAIEALALAGARHGNAEWIALARGAADFLLAEHVLGGRIPGETDLAETELAERAGERLVRTSIGGILSDAAATLEDSGMLAQGLLELSIATGEFRYAIAARDLVDRALAAGAAGSGSSPFGLPGGTDSVLAAQGLSTEADISDGAHPSGLSAMATAAFTLFALTGDAQYRDAAENSMKLVGQLAAQQPISFGTALTLMSELGAPLRQLVVVTPDAAGSARAADGDINDVSGDGAGTSDASAATSDELTSLARNLHRAGGIGVAVSQAQAGAFAASGFELFAARTAIEGKPTAYLCEEFVCRLPLTDVAALGALLTSS; encoded by the coding sequence ATCGGCTACTCCACGTGTCACTGGTGTCATGTTATGGCGCGCGAATCTTTCAGTGACCCCGTGCTGGCCGCCTATCTCAACGAGAACTTTGTGGCGATCAAAGTAGACCGCGAAGAGCACGCCGAAGTGGACTCCACCTATCTGGCGGCGGCATCCGCTTTCACCCCCAACCTGGGTTGGCCGCTCAACGTGTTCGTCACCCCCGCGGGGCGAGCCTTCTTTGCCGGAACATACTGGCCACCGACCGCTGTGGGGCAGCATCCGGCGTTCAGGCAAGTGCTCGAATCGGTGACGGATGCGTGGGGCACCCGTCGCGAGAAGGTCGAAGCAAGCGGTGCCGCAATTGCGCAGGCGCTCGCGCACAGTCGCGGAGTGGAGTGCGAACTCGTCGTGGACTTCGCACCTGTGATCGACACCCTCGCTGCCGCCGAAGATCTTGAGCATGGCGGATTCGGCGATGCCCCGAAATTTCCTGTCAGCCCGGTATTGCGGTTCCTTCTCGATCGCGGCGACCGCACCGCGGAACACTCGCCCGAGGCTGCCGGCCTCGCCGACCGCACGCTTGAGGCAATGGCGAGCTCAGCGCTGCGTGACCCCGTTGACGGCGGTTTCTTCCGCTACTCCACCCAGGCCGACTGGACCGACCCGCACTACGAACGCATGCTCTACGACAACGCCCAACTGCTCGCCGCCTACGCGCTCGCCGACCGCACCGAAACCGCCGCCGGTATCGCCGAGTTCTTGCGCGACAGACTGCTGCTGCCCTCGGGCGCCTTCGCCTCGGGCCTCGACTCCGAAAGCACCGTCGACGGCAAACGAGTTGAAGGCTTCTACTATTCGCTGGATGCCGCCAGCCGCGCCCGCGTCGAAGCCCCACCCCGCGACGACAAGATTCTCACCGGCTGGAACGGTCTCGCCATAGAAGCCCTTGCTCTCGCCGGCGCTCGTCACGGCAACGCCGAGTGGATCGCGCTTGCCCGCGGTGCCGCCGACTTCCTGCTGGCTGAGCATGTGCTTGGTGGACGGATTCCCGGTGAGACCGATCTCGCCGAAACGGAACTCGCCGAGCGTGCAGGGGAGCGGCTCGTGCGCACCTCCATTGGAGGCATCCTCTCCGACGCCGCAGCAACCCTCGAAGACAGCGGGATGCTCGCGCAAGGCCTGCTGGAGCTGTCGATCGCTACCGGCGAATTTCGGTACGCCATCGCCGCCCGCGACCTCGTCGATCGGGCGCTCGCGGCAGGCGCGGCTGGTTCAGGAAGCTCACCCTTCGGCCTCCCCGGCGGCACCGACTCCGTGCTCGCCGCCCAAGGTCTTTCGACCGAAGCCGACATCAGCGATGGTGCCCACCCCAGCGGGCTCAGCGCCATGGCCACGGCCGCTTTCACCCTCTTCGCCCTCACCGGCGATGCCCAATACCGGGATGCCGCCGAAAATTCCATGAAACTGGTCGGCCAACTAGCAGCCCAGCAACCCATCTCGTTCGGAACCGCCCTCACCCTCATGTCGGAGCTTGGTGCACCCTTGCGCCAGCTCGTCGTGGTGACGCCGGATGCGGCGGGTTCCGCTCGCGCAGCGGATGGCGATATCAACGATGTCAGCGGTGACGGCGCCGGAACGTCCGACGCGAGCGCCGCAACCAGCGACGAACTCACGAGTCTTGCCCGAAACCTGCACCGCGCTGGAGGCATTGGTGTGGCCGTCTCGCAGGCTCAAGCGGGCGCTTTTGCGGCATCCGGTTTCGAACTGTTTGCAGCTCGAACGGCGATCGAAGGCAAACCCACCGCCTACCTCTGCGAAGAGTTCGTGTGCCGCCTGCCGCTCACTGATGTTGCCGCGCTGGGCGCTTTGTTGACCTCGAGCTAG
- a CDS encoding type II toxin-antitoxin system RelE/ParE family toxin, which yields MHIGDYRIVYTIQDDVLLVVVVTLGHRRDVYER from the coding sequence GTGCACATCGGCGACTACCGAATTGTGTATACGATTCAGGATGACGTTCTGCTAGTGGTTGTCGTGACGCTTGGGCATCGGCGCGACGTGTACGAGCGCTAG
- a CDS encoding amino acid permease produces MTTDSAPRNTSSDDDAHLKKLGYDGNFNRSLSLWGTFALGFTYLSPLVGVYSLFAYGISLGGPPSIFWLVIVGTGQLLVALVFGEVVSQYPISGGIYPWVRRLSSARFAWMAAWVYIWAIIVTVTAVAEYGTSFLASLLGLQPTKELTLFLAIAFLVVALIVNLSGTKALARVAKIGLAAELIGVIGVGLFLILFERKNDFSVLFDTFGTQGDGSYLPVFIGAALTGLFLFYGFEACGEVAEEVSNPAKAIPRAMIMTILVGGLSGLIAFLGYVLAAPDLASIVSGEDADPIAGILEASLGTVGAKIFLVVALTAFLSCVLSLQAAGSRLLYSFGRDKMIPGHQWLSELSTKKVPRNALLVACIVPILICVLIYVGQEGLLNQITAFAVLGIYFAFQSVVFASLLARLKGWKPAGPFSLGAWGMLVNIVALAYGVIAMVLLAWPGTSGVFLTDWIVLVGLALVLVTGLIYMMIARPGRNSTVPEGDAVEIAALLREG; encoded by the coding sequence ATGACTACAGATTCCGCTCCGCGCAACACCTCATCCGACGACGATGCTCATCTGAAAAAGCTCGGCTACGACGGAAACTTTAACCGGTCCCTGTCTCTTTGGGGCACCTTCGCTCTCGGTTTCACCTACCTGTCACCCCTCGTTGGCGTTTACTCTCTATTCGCCTACGGGATTTCGCTTGGCGGCCCGCCGTCGATCTTCTGGCTCGTGATCGTCGGCACCGGCCAGCTCCTAGTAGCGCTAGTCTTTGGCGAGGTGGTGTCACAGTACCCAATCTCTGGCGGCATTTATCCGTGGGTACGGCGCCTGTCAAGCGCACGCTTTGCTTGGATGGCCGCCTGGGTGTACATCTGGGCCATAATCGTCACGGTGACTGCTGTTGCCGAGTACGGCACTAGCTTCCTTGCAAGTCTGCTCGGTCTGCAGCCCACGAAGGAGCTCACACTTTTTCTCGCGATCGCGTTCCTCGTCGTCGCGCTCATTGTCAACCTGAGCGGTACGAAAGCTCTGGCTAGGGTTGCCAAAATCGGTCTCGCTGCCGAGCTCATCGGTGTTATTGGGGTAGGGCTCTTCCTGATCCTGTTCGAGCGCAAAAACGACTTCTCGGTGTTGTTCGACACGTTCGGAACCCAAGGCGACGGCAGCTACCTTCCGGTCTTCATCGGCGCCGCACTGACCGGGCTATTTCTCTTTTACGGCTTCGAGGCCTGTGGCGAGGTCGCAGAAGAGGTGTCCAACCCGGCCAAAGCTATCCCCCGAGCGATGATCATGACAATCCTCGTCGGTGGCCTCTCGGGCCTGATCGCGTTCCTTGGCTACGTCCTCGCCGCACCGGATCTGGCGAGCATCGTCAGCGGAGAAGATGCCGACCCGATCGCCGGCATCTTGGAAGCATCCCTCGGCACTGTCGGGGCGAAGATCTTCCTCGTCGTTGCGCTCACGGCGTTCCTCTCCTGTGTGCTCAGCCTTCAGGCGGCCGGCAGTCGCCTGCTGTACTCCTTCGGTCGCGACAAGATGATTCCCGGTCACCAGTGGCTTTCGGAACTATCCACCAAAAAGGTTCCGCGCAATGCGCTCCTGGTTGCGTGCATCGTGCCGATCCTGATCTGCGTGCTCATCTACGTCGGCCAAGAGGGGTTGCTCAACCAGATCACGGCGTTCGCAGTTCTTGGCATCTACTTCGCTTTCCAGTCCGTTGTCTTCGCCTCACTGCTAGCGCGGCTCAAAGGTTGGAAGCCTGCAGGCCCGTTCAGCCTTGGCGCCTGGGGAATGCTGGTGAACATTGTGGCACTCGCCTATGGAGTGATCGCGATGGTCCTGCTAGCGTGGCCGGGCACAAGCGGCGTCTTCCTCACAGACTGGATTGTATTGGTCGGACTGGCCCTTGTGCTTGTCACCGGGCTCATCTACATGATGATCGCTCGGCCGGGGCGTAACTCAACAGTTCCGGAGGGCGACGCGGTGGAGATCGCCGCACTGCTTCGCGAGGGTTGA
- a CDS encoding GntR family transcriptional regulator: protein MVSKSSSAPPSARTAVFSQISASGRVEQVVQRLTDAIVLGVLVPGERLPSESQLAKRFGVALVTAREGLSLLRENGLIETRRGREGGSFVTPPHSRHGAVLRARLAGLSRVDLQDMGLYLSVITAAAAAHAADRVLDSDIDNLRGLVDPEFPESDQASGRAEGAFHIQLAVLSQSTRLVRDQIRLQAEFGPLLWYASEITSAAGPGGGAEAPGAEPNTATATCLSYQLSVVDALAARDPRGSRAAVEYHFSDHLAQLLDAKAAVDRGDSLEN from the coding sequence GTGGTGTCGAAATCATCAAGCGCCCCGCCCTCCGCTCGTACCGCGGTGTTCTCCCAAATCTCGGCCAGCGGCCGAGTCGAACAGGTTGTGCAGCGGCTGACAGACGCCATCGTGCTCGGGGTGCTCGTGCCGGGCGAGCGCCTTCCGAGCGAATCCCAGCTCGCCAAACGATTCGGGGTCGCGCTGGTGACGGCCCGCGAAGGGCTCAGCCTCCTGCGCGAGAACGGTCTCATTGAGACCCGTAGAGGCCGCGAAGGCGGCAGCTTCGTCACGCCACCGCATTCCCGGCACGGCGCAGTCCTGCGTGCCCGCCTTGCCGGACTCTCCCGCGTCGATCTTCAAGACATGGGTCTGTACCTGTCGGTGATCACCGCTGCCGCCGCGGCGCACGCCGCAGACAGAGTGCTGGATTCGGACATCGACAACCTTCGCGGATTGGTCGACCCGGAATTTCCGGAATCGGATCAGGCATCGGGGCGAGCAGAGGGCGCGTTTCATATTCAACTGGCGGTGCTCAGCCAATCCACGCGGTTAGTGCGAGATCAAATTCGGCTCCAGGCCGAATTCGGGCCGTTGCTCTGGTACGCGTCAGAAATTACGAGTGCAGCAGGGCCAGGAGGTGGTGCCGAAGCTCCCGGTGCCGAACCGAACACAGCCACTGCAACCTGCTTGAGCTATCAGTTGAGCGTGGTTGATGCGCTCGCTGCACGAGACCCACGCGGGTCTAGGGCCGCAGTTGAATACCACTTCTCTGACCATCTCGCCCAACTTCTTGACGCGAAGGCTGCAGTCGATCGAGGTGATTCCCTTGAGAACTGA
- a CDS encoding HNH endonuclease signature motif containing protein: MAAEERESLKREWSGCAYCSSNETGLQKDCVQPISQGGRYTVGNVVPACGFCNASKSNSEVTSRMRRKIGQPQRTQPTPHGKVKGSY; this comes from the coding sequence ATGGCGGCCGAAGAGCGGGAATCGCTGAAACGCGAATGGAGTGGTTGCGCTTATTGCAGTTCCAACGAAACGGGGTTGCAGAAGGATTGTGTTCAGCCGATCTCCCAGGGCGGTCGGTACACCGTCGGCAACGTTGTGCCCGCGTGTGGTTTTTGCAACGCCAGCAAAAGCAACAGCGAAGTGACCTCGCGGATGCGCCGCAAAATCGGTCAGCCCCAAAGGACTCAGCCGACTCCACACGGTAAAGTTAAAGGGTCATATTAG
- a CDS encoding phospholipid carrier-dependent glycosyltransferase produces the protein MSQTNPRDFDTLLSSDPLSSDPQNSGDLADSRPDRSSGLSYGVATDPNDQGSRLDHWWATRSPVTQRLLGWAGPAIVLLVAAFTRLVGLGHPASLVFDETFYVKDSWTLVNLGYEAQWPAEADALFTGGHVNIFLTDPSFVVHPPLGKWLIGLGMLPSGGEDPFGWRIATALVGILAVIVLMLIAKKLFGSTLLATLAGLLMAIDGNAIVMSRVALLDNFVMIFALLGVGAMLLDREHSATRLALWISRRGLRGAATEWGPALWWRPWLMLAAVAFGAAAAVKWNGLYFLAAFAVYSLVVDALARRRAGISFWGSGTLFRQAPVSFLLTVPIALLVYLSSWTGWFLSDNGYDRNWAEADGNAWSGVLSWVPLDIQSLWHFQSSVYSYHVGESRAHPYQANPLTWLLLIRPTSMFYENIARGDGGCAADACGASISGIANPIIWWAATAALVYLVYRLVRYRQWQTGFILMGVAAGYLPWLLYLNRTVFQFYTIVFEPYLILALVAALGVILGSSDDDRDRRLSGIGVVAVFVVVAIAVSVFFWPLWTGQTIDYDLLRLRWWLPTWV, from the coding sequence GTGAGCCAGACGAACCCGCGAGACTTCGACACCCTACTGTCGAGCGATCCGCTGTCGAGCGATCCCCAGAACTCGGGTGACTTAGCTGACTCTAGGCCTGACCGGAGCTCGGGCCTGAGCTACGGCGTCGCCACCGACCCCAACGATCAGGGTTCGCGACTTGACCACTGGTGGGCGACGCGCAGTCCGGTCACCCAGCGGCTACTCGGATGGGCCGGGCCGGCGATTGTGCTGCTGGTGGCGGCGTTTACGCGCTTGGTTGGCCTCGGGCATCCGGCGTCGCTGGTTTTCGATGAGACCTTCTATGTGAAGGACTCGTGGACTCTCGTGAACCTCGGCTACGAGGCGCAGTGGCCGGCCGAAGCCGATGCGCTGTTCACTGGCGGGCACGTCAACATTTTCTTGACTGATCCGTCTTTTGTGGTGCATCCGCCGCTCGGCAAGTGGTTGATCGGTTTGGGCATGCTGCCCTCTGGTGGCGAGGATCCGTTTGGGTGGCGGATTGCGACGGCGCTTGTCGGCATCCTTGCGGTGATCGTGCTGATGCTCATTGCGAAGAAACTGTTTGGTTCGACACTGCTCGCGACTCTCGCCGGATTGCTGATGGCGATCGACGGCAATGCGATCGTGATGAGCCGGGTGGCACTGCTCGACAATTTTGTGATGATCTTTGCCCTGCTTGGGGTGGGGGCGATGTTGCTCGATCGAGAACATTCCGCGACCCGGTTGGCGCTGTGGATCAGCCGACGCGGGCTGCGGGGTGCAGCAACCGAGTGGGGCCCGGCGTTGTGGTGGCGACCGTGGCTCATGCTGGCCGCTGTGGCGTTCGGTGCCGCTGCCGCCGTCAAATGGAACGGCCTCTACTTTTTGGCCGCCTTCGCCGTCTATAGTCTCGTCGTGGATGCCCTCGCTCGCCGTCGAGCGGGCATCAGCTTCTGGGGCTCTGGAACCCTGTTCCGGCAGGCCCCGGTAAGTTTCTTGCTGACGGTGCCGATTGCGCTGCTCGTGTACTTGAGTTCGTGGACTGGCTGGTTCCTTAGCGACAACGGTTACGATCGCAACTGGGCCGAAGCCGACGGCAATGCGTGGTCTGGTGTGCTCAGCTGGGTGCCCCTCGACATCCAGAGCCTGTGGCATTTTCAGTCGAGCGTGTACAGCTACCACGTGGGTGAGAGCCGGGCGCATCCATATCAGGCGAATCCGTTGACGTGGCTACTGCTCATCCGCCCCACCAGCATGTTTTACGAGAACATTGCCCGAGGCGATGGTGGCTGTGCGGCGGATGCGTGCGGCGCCTCCATTTCAGGTATCGCCAATCCCATCATTTGGTGGGCGGCAACCGCGGCTCTCGTCTATCTCGTGTACCGCCTGGTGCGTTACCGCCAGTGGCAGACCGGCTTCATTCTGATGGGTGTCGCCGCCGGCTACCTGCCATGGTTGCTGTACCTGAACCGCACCGTGTTTCAGTTCTACACAATCGTCTTCGAGCCGTACCTGATCTTGGCGCTCGTGGCCGCGCTTGGAGTGATCTTGGGTAGTTCCGATGACGACCGCGATAGGCGTCTCAGCGGCATCGGCGTTGTTGCCGTTTTTGTCGTTGTCGCCATCGCAGTCAGTGTATTTTTTTGGCCGCTCTGGACCGGCCAAACCATTGACTACGATTTGCTGCGATTGCGTTGGTGGTTGCCGACCTGGGTTTAG
- a CDS encoding TetR/AcrR family transcriptional regulator: protein MDARVERTRRSLQHALFALTQEHPFDEVTVGDIVERAGVNRSSFYQHFADKETLLAFAIEAAADEAGVQLAELDPLSTDPPPAITNYLTHIDSNAAVYASALGPRGSALVAYRLRARLNLIVRNGILVHGPQPFDGLSLDVASASITGATFGIIEAWLAMDPRPPAETAVAWIWQSFGTPSGRWGETDAVI, encoded by the coding sequence ATGGATGCTCGCGTTGAACGAACCCGCCGAAGTCTGCAGCATGCACTCTTCGCGCTCACTCAGGAGCACCCGTTTGACGAAGTGACCGTGGGCGACATTGTTGAGCGCGCCGGCGTTAACCGCAGCAGTTTCTACCAGCATTTCGCTGACAAGGAGACCCTGCTCGCGTTTGCGATCGAAGCCGCGGCTGACGAGGCTGGTGTTCAACTAGCGGAACTCGATCCGCTAAGCACCGATCCCCCGCCCGCGATCACGAACTATCTCACCCACATCGACTCCAACGCGGCCGTGTACGCCAGTGCGTTGGGTCCCCGAGGCTCCGCACTCGTTGCCTACCGACTTCGGGCGCGACTCAATTTGATTGTGCGCAATGGGATTCTGGTTCACGGCCCCCAACCATTCGATGGGCTCTCATTGGATGTCGCAAGTGCCAGCATCACCGGGGCAACCTTCGGCATCATCGAGGCCTGGCTTGCCATGGATCCGCGGCCGCCAGCCGAGACCGCAGTGGCGTGGATCTGGCAGTCATTCGGCACTCCGAGTGGGCGTTGGGGCGAGACTGACGCTGTGATCTAG
- a CDS encoding MMPL family transporter, with protein sequence MAELLYRLGRLSARRAWLFIVSWLAVLGLAIGGFALFGGTLSSTMSIPGTETERVSAELSSRLGDVSGSSATVVFAADNGESFSAQQQDQISEALTDLTSIENVSDVIDPFETDAQRAEQAQQIADGRDQIDAGTQQIAAGQAQLDAAKQEIAAGQAQLDAAIEQAKAAGFSEASAAEFDAQQAQLDAGTAQLEAQQTALDENSATLDEQQQQLAYGERLMDAAAKISTVSDDGATALGIVTFDVDLFDLSAEIKNSIAAQLDSVDISGVSVDYSSAIANSTEGLLGVGEIIGVLLAGVVLLVLFRTLLPAVLPIVSSVIGVGVGVAGSLAFSSVVQMTSVTPILGVMLGLAVGIDYTLFIVQRHRRQLAAGMDLHESIGLANGTSGNAVLFAGSTVLVALLALNVSGVPFLGVMGTVGAVCVFISVLIAVSLTPALLSLLGTRVLSRRSRAKIGHESQKQTPARPMRTSRAVATLILATIGLLIIAIPALSMRLGLPDGSSEPADSTQYRSYKTIAEEFGAGQNGPLLVTASLSDGVADDAVVETQADLADTLMGFDGVVAVAPVGVSDNSDFFAFQVVPDDGPSSVSTEELVQELRASSPLDGGVKLGVAGSASGNIDISEKLASVLPLYLAVVVGLSLLILILVFRSILVPIIATAGYVLSLLAAFGAIVAVYQWGWLGAIFGVTDPGPVLNFAPIIIMGVLFGLAMDYQLFLVSGMREAYVHGVPAKAAVMSGLRSGRAVVTAAAIIMIAVFGGFVFSHLAMVRPIGFGLAIGVLFDAFVVRMLLIPSLMHLLGASAWWLPKWLDRILPSVDVEGAALERSHPMHVTELDDATSNREPAPAPR encoded by the coding sequence ATGGCCGAACTTCTGTACCGACTGGGTCGTTTATCGGCCCGCCGCGCGTGGCTCTTCATCGTGAGCTGGCTCGCCGTTCTCGGTCTCGCCATTGGTGGATTCGCACTCTTCGGTGGCACCCTCTCGTCGACAATGTCGATCCCGGGCACCGAGACTGAACGAGTATCCGCAGAACTCAGCAGTCGCCTCGGTGATGTCAGCGGATCATCGGCGACAGTGGTATTCGCCGCTGACAACGGTGAATCATTTTCTGCGCAACAACAAGACCAGATCTCTGAAGCCCTCACCGATCTCACTTCGATCGAGAATGTCAGCGACGTTATCGATCCCTTTGAGACGGATGCCCAACGCGCTGAGCAGGCGCAACAGATCGCCGACGGGCGCGACCAAATTGACGCCGGGACGCAGCAGATCGCCGCCGGCCAAGCACAGCTCGATGCCGCCAAGCAAGAAATCGCCGCCGGCCAAGCACAGCTCGATGCGGCAATCGAGCAGGCTAAGGCCGCAGGCTTCTCTGAAGCATCGGCCGCCGAGTTCGACGCTCAGCAGGCACAACTCGATGCCGGCACGGCTCAACTCGAAGCTCAACAGACCGCCCTCGATGAGAACTCCGCGACCCTCGACGAGCAACAACAGCAGCTTGCGTATGGCGAGCGCCTCATGGATGCCGCAGCCAAGATCAGTACCGTCTCCGATGATGGGGCAACAGCACTGGGGATTGTCACCTTCGACGTTGACCTCTTTGACCTTTCCGCTGAGATCAAGAACAGCATCGCCGCACAACTTGATAGCGTCGACATTTCCGGGGTGAGCGTCGACTACTCCTCCGCGATCGCGAACTCCACCGAGGGTCTTCTGGGTGTCGGTGAGATCATTGGTGTTCTGCTAGCCGGGGTGGTTTTGCTCGTTCTCTTCAGAACGCTGCTGCCCGCGGTGCTCCCGATCGTGTCGTCGGTAATCGGCGTGGGAGTTGGTGTCGCGGGTTCGCTTGCCTTCTCCAGCGTTGTTCAGATGACCTCAGTGACCCCGATCTTGGGCGTGATGCTGGGGCTCGCGGTGGGCATCGACTACACGCTCTTTATCGTGCAACGCCATCGTCGCCAGCTCGCGGCAGGCATGGACCTTCACGAGTCAATTGGGCTCGCCAATGGAACCTCCGGCAACGCGGTGCTCTTCGCTGGTTCCACCGTTCTGGTCGCACTTCTTGCGCTGAACGTCAGCGGTGTCCCGTTCCTTGGTGTGATGGGAACGGTGGGCGCCGTGTGCGTCTTCATCTCCGTCCTCATCGCCGTGAGCCTCACCCCTGCGCTCCTATCGCTGCTCGGCACCCGAGTTCTTTCGCGTCGTTCGCGCGCGAAAATCGGCCACGAATCGCAGAAGCAGACTCCGGCGCGTCCCATGCGTACCAGTCGGGCGGTCGCGACGCTCATTCTGGCGACCATCGGTTTGCTGATTATCGCAATTCCAGCGCTGTCGATGCGTTTGGGGCTTCCGGATGGTTCGTCTGAACCCGCTGATTCAACCCAGTACCGTTCCTACAAGACGATTGCTGAAGAGTTTGGCGCAGGTCAGAATGGCCCGCTTCTGGTTACGGCGAGCCTGAGTGACGGAGTTGCCGATGACGCCGTCGTCGAGACTCAGGCCGACCTCGCCGACACGCTCATGGGCTTCGATGGCGTAGTCGCGGTCGCTCCCGTGGGTGTTTCTGATAACTCCGACTTCTTCGCTTTCCAAGTGGTTCCCGATGACGGGCCGTCGAGCGTGTCGACCGAAGAGCTTGTGCAGGAACTCCGCGCCAGTTCGCCACTGGATGGGGGCGTCAAGCTGGGGGTGGCTGGTTCCGCAAGTGGCAACATCGACATCTCCGAGAAGCTTGCCTCTGTGCTGCCGCTGTACCTCGCGGTGGTGGTCGGGCTGTCGCTGCTCATCCTGATTCTGGTGTTCCGCTCAATCCTTGTGCCGATCATTGCGACAGCGGGCTATGTGCTGTCGCTCCTGGCGGCGTTCGGCGCGATTGTTGCGGTCTATCAGTGGGGATGGCTGGGAGCGATCTTTGGGGTCACTGATCCTGGGCCCGTGCTGAACTTTGCCCCGATCATCATCATGGGTGTGCTCTTCGGGCTCGCAATGGACTATCAGCTCTTCCTTGTGTCAGGAATGCGGGAAGCCTACGTTCATGGGGTTCCCGCGAAGGCTGCGGTCATGAGTGGCCTACGGAGTGGAAGGGCCGTGGTCACGGCGGCCGCCATCATCATGATTGCCGTATTCGGTGGATTCGTGTTCTCGCATCTCGCGATGGTGCGACCCATCGGCTTTGGTCTCGCGATCGGTGTGCTCTTCGACGCTTTCGTCGTGCGCATGCTGCTGATCCCCTCGCTCATGCACCTCCTTGGTGCATCCGCCTGGTGGCTGCCGAAGTGGCTTGACCGCATCCTGCCGAGCGTCGATGTTGAGGGTGCCGCGCTTGAGCGCAGCCACCCTATGCATGTGACGGAGTTGGATGACGCAACCAGCAACCGCGAGCCCGCACCGGCCCCACGCTAA
- a CDS encoding EamA family transporter has product MLVVFGLIFQDVGASVAVLLFPEVGPAGMVSLRLVFSAAILLAIARPNLRAITRSAWLMALTFGISLGGMNLLFYEALSRVDLGATVTIEVLGPLVLSVIVARRASAWLWAVLAFAGVALLSLGSVGALDPVGVAFALAAAVSWAGYILASRKTGQVFAGLDGLAIAMAIGAIISLPFGISQAGSTLLEPSILVRGLAVAICSSAIPYALELIALRRISAAAFSVLMALAPAIATGAGFFVLGQSITLVQGVGIALVIAASIGAVRAASRIPGAPGAGPNALLPEETPL; this is encoded by the coding sequence ATGCTCGTGGTGTTTGGCCTCATTTTTCAGGATGTTGGGGCTTCAGTCGCCGTCCTGTTGTTCCCCGAGGTGGGCCCGGCGGGAATGGTCTCGCTGCGGCTCGTTTTCTCGGCCGCCATCCTTCTCGCCATCGCGCGGCCCAATCTGCGGGCGATTACTCGGAGTGCCTGGCTGATGGCACTCACCTTTGGCATCTCGCTTGGCGGCATGAACCTGCTGTTTTATGAGGCACTCTCGCGGGTAGACCTCGGCGCAACAGTGACGATTGAGGTGTTGGGTCCGCTCGTGCTCTCGGTGATCGTCGCCCGCCGCGCGAGCGCGTGGCTCTGGGCTGTGCTTGCCTTCGCCGGTGTCGCCCTGCTCAGTCTGGGCAGCGTCGGTGCCCTTGACCCGGTCGGCGTCGCTTTTGCTCTCGCCGCCGCCGTGTCGTGGGCTGGCTACATCCTGGCCTCACGCAAGACGGGGCAAGTCTTTGCCGGTTTGGATGGTCTCGCCATTGCTATGGCCATCGGTGCGATCATCAGCCTCCCCTTCGGAATCTCGCAGGCAGGCAGTACTCTGCTGGAGCCATCGATTCTGGTGCGCGGGCTTGCCGTCGCCATCTGCTCCTCAGCGATCCCCTACGCGCTTGAACTCATTGCGCTGCGCCGCATCTCGGCCGCAGCCTTCTCCGTGCTCATGGCACTCGCCCCCGCCATCGCCACCGGCGCCGGGTTCTTCGTGCTCGGTCAAAGCATCACCCTTGTGCAGGGTGTCGGAATCGCACTCGTGATTGCGGCATCCATCGGAGCGGTGCGGGCAGCATCCCGAATTCCGGGAGCCCCGGGTGCAGGGCCAAACGCACTACTACCCGAAGAGACGCCGCTGTAG